From Anoplopoma fimbria isolate UVic2021 breed Golden Eagle Sablefish chromosome 11, Afim_UVic_2022, whole genome shotgun sequence, one genomic window encodes:
- the wnt9b gene encoding protein Wnt-9b → MRSRLPRTACLLRLSALCILLSHAAAYFGLTGREPLVFLPGPFSNEAPTGKAHLKQCEQMTLTRRQKRLCRREPGLAETLRDSVRLSLLECRYQFRNERWNCSMDGRGSLLKRAFKETAFLLAVSSAALTHALAKACSSGRMERCTCDDSPGIQHREAWQWGVCGDNLKYSTKFLKKFLGQKRVSKDLRAQVDAHNILVGIRAVKSGLKTTCKCHGVSGSCAVRTCWKQLSPFHDTGRLLKYRYDTAVRVLSVTNAATGETELAGPRRHGQSLRTTDLVYLEDSPSFCRPSRYSPGTGGRSCAKDTSCQSLCCGRGYNTAMRLTSLSCHCQVRWCCHVECQTCVREEEVYTCKDA, encoded by the exons ATGCGCTCCAGGCTCCCACGGACCGCCTGCCTACTGCGACTCTCTGCGCTCTGCATCCTGCTCTCGCACGCTGCAGCTTATTTTGG GCTGACAGGTCGGGAGCCCTTGGTGTTTTTACCTGGTCCCTTTTCAAATGAAGCTCCGACGGGCAAGGCCCACCTGAAGCAGTGCGAGCAGATGACCCTGACCCGGCGGCAGAAGCGTCTGTGCCGCCGGGAGCCCGGGCTGGCCGAGACGCTGCGGGACTCGGTGCGCCTCAGCCTCCTGGAGTGTCGCTACCAGTTCAGGAATGAGCGCTGGAACTGCTCCATGGACGGCCGGGGAAGCCTTCTGAAACGAG CATTCAAGGAGACTGCCTTCCTGCTGGCAGTGTCCTCTGCAGCGCTGACCCATGCACTCGCCAAAGCGTGCAGCTCTGGCCGAATGGAGAGGTGCACGTGCGACGACTCCCCCGGCATCCAGCACCGAGAGGCGTGGCAGTGGGGGGTCTGCGGCGACAACCTGAAATACAGCACCAAGTTCCTCAAGAAGTTCCTCGGCCAAAAGAGGGTCAGCAAGGACCTGAGGGCTCAAGTCGACGCCCACAACATCCTCGTCGGAATTCGG GCGGTGAAGAGCGGCCTGAAAACAACCTGTAAGTGTCACGGTGTCTCGGGCTCTTGCGCCGTGCGGACCTGCTGGAAGCAGCTGTCTCCTTTCCACGACACGGGACGGCTGCTGAAGTACAGGTACGACACCGCGGTGAGGGTGCTGAGCGTCACCAACGCGGCCACCGGGGAGACGGAGCTTGCAGGCCCCCGTCGCCACGGCCAGAGCCTCCGCACCACCGACCTGGTCTACCTGGAGGACTCCCCCAGCTTCTGCAGGCCCTCGCGCTACTCCCCCGGCACGGGCGGCCGATCCTGTGCCAAAGACACCAGCTGTCAGAGTCTGTGCTGCGGACGCGGTTACAACACGGCCATGCGCCTCACCAGCCTGTCCTGCCACTGCCAGGTGCGCTGGTGCTGCCATGTGGAGTGTCAGACGTgcgtgagagaggaggaggtgtacACCTGCAAGGACGCATAA